ACCCTTCTGATGCATCAGAATCATCACAGAACAAATCATCTAAATGTGAGACTATCCCCACAAACGTTGAATCACATACACCAACAAAATCTGGTGAAGATGATGATGTTCAAAATAGTTCTATTATTCCAAAACATGAACATGGTGAGGTGGCAGTAACGGAAGACAACCAAGGATCATCAGAAATACAAAACCCTCCGGTGCAAGTGATGGAGCGTCCGGGTGAATCAGGAACCTCTCCTCAGTACGTTTTTCCATCCCATGTCTTCTCTAAAAGCAACGCAAACTCCACAGTGGAATGGAGCACTGCCTCTAATGAATCACTGTTCAGCATTCACATGGGAAACATGAGCTTCTCAAGTGAATTGGTTTGTTTTAAATCCGGTGAGTTGGATAAGTCTGGTGATGTGTCCATGCATGATCATCAGCCTATAATAAACGCTTCACCACCAACTCAGCAGCCAGATGCTCCACCAGCAGAGAACAAATTCAATGATATCAGCAAAATAACTTATGAACTACAATTGCTACACGAAAAAAGTTCGAAAGCTACTGAAGCAAAAGCTGCTGAGACTATGAGAGAGGTTATAATGGAAAGTAGTCGAACCACAGAGAATGTTGGTAAAGGGGATGATAAGGCTTCCAATTCCTGTCGCCAATCAAATGGCAGCACCAATTCCTACTCGTTTCAATCGTAAGCTTTCATCACTaactactttatttttattatgtgtaTAATATATGCTTCTACAAAAAATTATCACTTAATAACTaacatttgtcaataaaaaaaaaaaaaaactttgttatGTGTATAATGCATGCTTCTACTCTACTTAGGAGCTATGTTAATTACTTAATACACGAATAATCAACTTCAAATAAATGGaagaaatttttatatgatCGAGGATCATATGGTTTCAACTAATTAATAGTCGTGTTACATATTATTaactattttgataaattaaaaaaatgtggttGGAACCAGATAATctcgaaaaataatttttcggATGATGGATGATGCATGTTTGTTGATAGtgacctttttttttgctttgatTAATGTGAAGGTCGAAAGGTCgagataaaagtgtttcatcCAAGGGTGCTGCTGGAGAGAAGCAAAATCAACAGAAGCAGTCAGAGGAAGATGAAACACCAAATGCAGCTGATCAGGCCCCGAAATCATCCACAAATGCACCAAATAAATGGCTGAATTGCTTTTCGTGCTTTACGTGCTGTAATTAGGACACATTAGGAGATCATTATATTACATCAGAATCTCTTTGTCTTTTGGCATAACCGTTACCTATTTCTATGTCTTATTAAGTCAGTATCATGCATAATCTACATAGCAGAGTAGCTCTAGTCAGATagttttaattatacttttatttgtCATGTTTCTTCTGCAAAAATCCCAGTTTTGAGAtcagagagaaaaaatatgatttacttTGTATGATTGGTTGTCAGTTTAATGGTGCTATTAACAGGTTAACAAAGGAATAACAGGTAATTCGCTTGGTATTTCATTGCAAGCTTGTTATCTCCCATGTAGGGTGCACCTAGATTTACTTTCCTAGTTCACAAATTTGTGATAATTGAAATAAGAAATGATTGGTGGACTGAACCACTCCAAACTCCAAACACCTTGTTAATATTCCTATCGCATATCTATGCATATTAAGCTTACACTtctctttgattttattttctaagtagGTATTAAATAGACgcatatatttctatttttatttttttaaaaaccgaaaaaaaactaaccaatgtaattattttaagaagaaaatatcgatttttttattctaatctctctttttttatttccataaacacattaaatttaatatacattatattaagataattaatattaattattttagtaaattttatattattttacttgtgTTATCCATTATTTGTTACAcgatgtataaaataaaaaattatccaataaCTTGTATCATTGTCCTATGCTGTTTTTTCTTGTCATGTCTAAtatcacatatatttttaacaacTCAAACGGACCCAGAAATcaagtataatttaaaaaaataatatttacccataaattatattttagatttatattgtgatagaaagtttttttaattatttacatttttataaacattaaaattcaatttaaaaataaagacaaaaagatatagatgaaaagaaaatgattaagaaaatcaaatatatggTTGTTTGATATAGTTgagaaagatttttttatggttattaaataaattaaaattaaaattaagaaatgcaTTTGAAAGGATTGAAAACATATgtcaaaaattaatcttatgaaataatcttttttattttttaaaaacagaaaatgactTTGAAAAATTGGAAGCAAACTTATTTTAACGAGTCAACATGGTTTTTAGGGGTGTTTGTGGGTTAATTTTGGTCAAATTCTAGACTcaacttaattaaatttgatcaatTTTGTTCGGTtggattttcataatttttttttgaaacccaACCCATTCATGAACAATTTGGTTCGGTTCGGACTGACAAATTATccatctaagttttttttttcttagaactaatattttatatcatgattcatTTAAATATCCAATACAATTAACACAATATTGTCAAATGTCTTGaaagtagtaaaattgattcatttaatattgtcaatacaatattataaaatagaCTAGTacacattaaaacaaaatattattcaaagagATTTACTATCATAGTCTGAATCGCaactattttttacaaattaattttttgcaaTAATGCAACCAAATTTGCTACAATTAGATTTGTTGCAACCAAATTTGcttgaacaaatgaaaaaaatatgattcattGATACTATAAACatgacatgaaaaataaatatgaaaaaaatgtgaaataaataataatgtaccTAAAAGTAATAGAAGTTTCAATATTAGGAGTCCCAGAATTAAAAGCATTAAAGCTAGACCAAACAACTCTAAAAAAATTGATCGAttcagtttgattttgattaaatcTATAAATCTAAATTCGTAATCCAACGTGTATATGAACGATTTTGTCGattatattcaattttgactcaaatacataaataatcTACCTCAAAGTGTTTAGATCCATCTAAGTCAATTCGGATTCGCAAATGATCATAAATCCATAATGATTTAAAAACCATGTGGCacctatataaaataaagaaagaatgtaaaagatgaaaattaagTAGGTTAAAATTATggtttaatataaattttgttgcaattcaataatttgttattgatctttcaccaaaaaaaaaaaaattcttttaggtgtaacttaatgttttttttttggcacaGTATGAATAGAATTTTTTCGTTGATTCtgtttctaatttaataaaggaacatatttaatttcataaaagaaTAGTAGCAGAATCACAcgatttcaattttcaactcgTTTTACTTTTTCCTGGAACAATGTATCTTCCTATTTTTCTATGGTCagtttatcattaatattaatttgatctGATTTGCGAGGGAAATAATAATGTATTACGATGTatataatattagtttcattttcttaaCAACGCAAATCGCATTTcccaaaaatagttaaaaaagcAAAGCAAAACGCAAGGCGCGAACGGTTTGCGAAAACGAAGCGCGAAACCCACGAATTGAAAAACGACGCCCACAACATAAGATTTCAGAGCCAATTCCCATTTCCCGCCACACTCCTCACTATACAAAAACATTTTCACTCTCACTCTCTCGTTATCTCTCATTCTCTCTGTTTTCTCCAAAGCAAAACCTTCCCTACACACTTTCAATGGCCGCCAAAACGGTAACCCCTGACGCCGTTTCGATGCTCCTGGCAAACACTTGCCCCGATTCCTCATCGGATCTCCCCGAAATCGTTGTTCAAGTTCTCGATCTCAAGGCGACAGGCAATAAATACATGTTCGTCCTCTCAAACCTTCTCATTTCGTTGCGCTTTCCCGTTTTCCGTTTTAGATCTGTAACTAATTGCACCGTTTTGTCATATTACAGGTTTACTGCTAATGATGGAAAAACGAAACTGAAAGCTATGATTTCTTCGGATATGTGCTCTCAGGTGCTCTCCGGGGCTATTCAAAACCTAGGTCTTATTCGCGTCCTTGATTACACTGTCAACGTAATACCCAATAAATCGGACAAGTAAGTCACAATTTTGTTGCACATGTCGCTTCATATACCCGCTTTTAAGCTGATTTGTGTTGTCTGATTTACTTTTTGTTGCAGATACCTCATTGTCACTAAATGTGAACCTGTATCTCCTGCGCTTGAAATTGAGATAAAGAGTGAGGAATCTGGATCTGGGATTCTTTTGAAGTCCAAGGTAGAGGGTGGAGTCAATACTGAAGGTCCTGCTGCTGCTGGGATTCTTCTCAAGCCCAAACAAGTAGTGACAAAATCTGCCAATCAGATTCTACGCGAACATGGAAAGTGAGTAGTGTTATTTTTTGTGATACTGTTCACTGCGTTCTGAGATTTAAGGGCTTTGTACATTTGTTTAGGGTCATgtgtttgctttttttttttttcgtttataaattctaacatttactcttattttatttttagttcggCTCCTGCTGCACGAATGGCAATGACGCGTAGAGTGCGTCCTCTTGTTTCCTTAAACCCTTATCAGGGTAATTGGACAATAAAGGTTAGCGTTACGAGCAAAGGGAACATGCGTAACTATAAAAATGCTAGGGGTGATGGTTGTGTCTTCAATGTCGAATTGACGGATGAAGATGTAAGAATTGTTGTGTATTTGTTTTGGAATGTGAATGTTGTCTTGCTTGTTATGTGTGGAGGgtgatgtttttttgttttgaaattttccAGGGTACTCAGATTCAGGCAACCATGTTTAATAATGCTGCGAGGAAATTTTATGACAAATTTATTCTGGGAAGGGTTTACTACATTTCAAAGGGGACTTTGAAAGTTGCTAACAAGCAGTTCAAAACCGTGCAAAATGATTATGAAATGACGCTTAATGAGAATTCTGAGGTGGAAGAGGTAGCCGGTGAAGCAAGTTTTGTTCCCGAAACGAAGTTCAACTTTGTGCAGATTGATCAGCTGGGTCCTCATGTAAATAAGTCCGAGCTTGTCGGTGAGTGTTGTTTAGATGTTCCGATTGTTTGGTTCGTTTATTCTTTTATTGATTGTATATGCTTTAATCTCAGATGTCATTGGGATTGTTAAGAATGTGTCTTCAACAATGACCATTCGTAGGAAGAGCGACAATGAGAGTATTCCAAAGCGTGACATTACTATTGCTGATGACACGTGAGTATTTGCCACTTCACACATACAATGTCtagctatttttttaattattattttgaattgggGGATGACagtatatttgaatatttaggTTATAATACAATGTCATGTAAACCATGTACATGAGTTCACCTACTGGAGTAAGGTTTTTGTTGTTACTTGTTGTATAGTGAAACATTAAATATCTATGCTTGTCATTTCAGCAAGAAGACAGTAGTTGTGTCCTTGTGGAATGAACTTGCAACTACCACAGGACAAGAGTTACTGGACATTGTTGATAAATCTCCAGTTGTTGCAATCAAATCTCTCAAGGTTGGGGACTTCCAAGGTATGCTAAGGTGTATGCTTTGGTAAGTATTGCATACTAAAGGTGCAAGGGGCTCATGTATTCTTGAACATCTGTTTCAGGTGTTTCTTTGTCaactataggcaaaagtgtggTTCTGGTAAATCCAGTCATACCCGAAGCAAAAAATCTCAGAAGCTGGTATACTAACATCCATCGGCCTATAGTCTTCttgttatgatatttttatttttattacaatatatttatatgctcGTCTGGGTCACAGGTATGATTTTGAAGGCAAGGATGCTGCAATGGACTCTGTAGGCTCTGGTTCAAGTCCAACATCTAACAATGGGATTAGATCAGTGTACACTGATCGTGTTTTACTTTCTGACATAACCTCAAACCCATCATTGGGGGATGGCAAGGTATTTGGTTGCAAATTTTCCTGAATGTTGGGCATTGCTAATACGATTCCATCTGCTTGTTTGATATAAACATTCATTGGAACTCTTAGAAATTTCAATGGATTTTCATTAGTTTCTAGTTTAACTTGTAGTCTCTTATGTTGCTTTGGGCAGCCCGCATTTTTCAGTCTTAGAGGACATATAAGCTTCATAAAGCCTGATCAGGCAATGTGGTATCGTGCCTGTAAGACATGCAATAAGAAAGTTACTGAAAGCGTTGGTTCTGGATATTTGTGCGATGGATGCCAGAAAAGCGATGAGCAGTGCAGTTTAAGGTCATAaattatcacttttaattttaatctcagTTTTCTAGATCATATTGGTATTAAGATTTTTTCACTTTGTTCATTTCAGGTATATTATGGTTGCCAAGGTTTCTGATGCAAGCGCTGAGACTTATATCTCTGCCTTTAATCAGGAAGCTGAGAAGATCATTGGATGCTCTGCTGATGATCTAGATAACCTTAAATCACAAGTAACATCAGTTACCCTTCGCTAATTATTGGAGCACGATGATAAACtgctattttaatattaaaccaAATACCTTGTCTATTTCAGGAGGGAGAAGTTAATCCTTATCAGATGACATTGAAGGAAGCTACTTGGGCTCAACATCTTTTTCGGGTAAGTGTTACTCCGAACGAGTATAATGGCGAGAAGAGACAAAGGATAACAGTTCGGGCAGTTGTTCCTGTTGACTTCGCTGCTGAGTCAAGGTTTCTGCTGGAAGATTTATCAAAGATGAGAGCATAAGATGGATATGCGGATTCACAGTTTCTACATTTTTTTGCTAACGGTTGTTTAGTATGTTACCGgttgtaattattaattaattcccTAGGTGGCTTATATTATACATTTTGCCGAGTTTTATAGAATATCTTTGCCATCCACATGGTTACTGATTTTCCATTATGTCATCAGTGATTCCTCAAAAAGCTTTGCCTCAATGAAAGTGATTTTTCTTTCAAGATTTGGGCTCCTATGTTTGGATGCGATTTTTCTTTCAAGATTATAATatcatttatagaaaattgttaatattactgattaaacaattttttagaatttataatatagtctattataattttaaaaaggaaattaaagtttattttctaataacttttgatttgtttatctatatcctttttatttaaaaaaatgatttaggaaatttaaattagattttttcaaaaaattaacttgttatTCCCGGGtactttataaaaatatggttgattaactataaaaaattgttgaaaataacttatttatatgtctaggaaaataaaaattagttgacttttttaaaatttttattattataattactaaaatCTCTTTAATGTtagtttgttaaatttttttacaaatgtgTCTAGGTAGGTATAAACATAACAATCCACACCAAAGTCTCAAAAAATGGTACACCTAAACAACCCAAGAGTCACTAAAAGAGCACCTTTATCGTGAGTAACTTGCAGGAAATCGATGGTAATATGAATGAGATTTACTCATGAAGTGGCATTGAGAGAATGAAATTGGCGATAAGATGAATAAAATTGTGGGAATGAAATTGGCGCAACATGCAAGAATAAAAGTtgtggaaaagaaaaataaaattatagcaCATGAAGGGAGCATTGAGAGAGTAGTTGGATAGTTGGTGGTAAAAAAGGATATTTAAGATGAGTAAATAGCATCGGCAAACTGaaagaagacaaagaagaagaaattctaGAAAGTTTTTCTTAAGACGAAAGTGGATTCAATAAATTTGAAggacaataattttttctttcttgtcttttttattaaattgggattatttatataaaaataaagtcaCTGTAACTTTTCCTCTCTATTTTCCTTTAGACATTTGCgatttagaaagaaaagaaaaggttttgaataccattaaagatagaaaaaatattaaaaaaataaattagtaattaaataataaaattttatttattaattttaattatttaatttttttgtgagtaattatttaaatattttacagttgagttttgaaattttaaactttaaaattattatagaattttttttgaaattaaaaaatactttaattcaaattagTAATTACAAGATCTTATTACTAATAAACAATTTCATAAATATGATTCATATatccaatatttttaatatgactatacaaatttaataatgttttgttacatacaaattaaaaattgcaTTTCGTGgacttcaaataaaaataataataattttgttaatcgCACTAAATATATGTActagtataaaaataaagaaaaatcatcatAATTTTTTCATCTGTTTTCCTTTCAGACATTTGTGATTTAGAAAGGAAagtaaaaggaaagaaaaaaaaattagggttaacgtttaaatcaagaaaaaatgaaggatctaagtgaaattgaaaatgaagaTTTTTCAAAGTTTGCAAAGAAAACGACAGCAAGAGCAAGAACAAGAAGGAGACAGGCTCAGCAACTTACCGGACGACATCATCGACCGCGTACTTTACTTTCTGGACGCAGTTTCTGCGGTTCAAACGAGCGTTTTGAGTAAGCGATTCATTTACCTTTGGACTTCCCTCCCAGTCCTCAAGTTCCACGACCCTCTCCTTTTCCACTCTTTCGTCGACCACTTCCTCTCCCTCAGAGACGCTTCCACCAACGTCCACGCCCTCAACTTCACGTGCCACGATGAACTCGATGATGATGGGCATGTTGTAGATTCCATCATTGACTATGTTACCCTCACACCCACCATCTCCACCAGCATCCAGATTCTCAGCATCCTCACTGAATGCGTCGTAGAGAAGCTTCCTCAACTCTCTATCTGTCAATCCCTCACCACCCTCAAGTTTGCAGACATATCCACCGAGACCCCAACAACCTTTGATTTCGTTTCTCTCGAAAGATTGTGCCTTTTCGATTGTCGGTTCGAGTGCGGGGAGGAAGAGGAGCTTGATCTTTTCAGGGGCTGTGTTAGTTTGAGGTGTTTGTTTCTACATGATTGTCAGTACTATGGCAGGTTTAGGAGGTTCAAAATCTTTGCCCCCCACCTTGTGGACTTCAGCATCAAGGGAATGAGAGTGGATGAAGTGTTTGGTTCTGACTGTGTCGTCGAGCTTTTCGCGGCAAAGCTACAATCTTTTAGCTACCGTGACACTGATCTTTATGATTTTTTCATTGAGTTGAATCTTTCCTTCCTGGAGAGAGTGGATATTGCTATGGACTATTTGGCCGCAGATGCTGGTTTTTCTCTTCCATGACATTGTATCCTTATCGTTTGAAATCATTGAAGTAAGCATAACTCTTTGTCAATTGGGTTGAGTACTTTGATTAATAGTTGCTACCTTAATGTGCTTTGAACTAAATTCTTGTGTCTCTTGGATATTTCCTGGGTTCTAGCTATGTTTTCTGATCTACTGAATGGTCGGTCTTCCCCTTTCACTAGAGTGCAGACCTTCGGGTTAAACATGGACAAACCTTCTTCCTCCTATGTTATACCTACCAATGTCATGGCTTATTTATTTGGTGGATCTCCtggatttgttttctttggATGGGAAGGTATGGAAATGGTATACAAATGAAACCTCTTATAGTTTTCTTGTAGCACTTATCATAAATGCTGAACATTAACACACGGATTATTTGTCATAT
This region of Glycine soja cultivar W05 chromosome 17, ASM419377v2, whole genome shotgun sequence genomic DNA includes:
- the LOC114392552 gene encoding replication protein A 70 kDa DNA-binding subunit B-like, with the translated sequence MAAKTVTPDAVSMLLANTCPDSSSDLPEIVVQVLDLKATGNKYMFTANDGKTKLKAMISSDMCSQVLSGAIQNLGLIRVLDYTVNVIPNKSDKYLIVTKCEPVSPALEIEIKSEESGSGILLKSKVEGGVNTEGPAAAGILLKPKQVVTKSANQILREHGNSAPAARMAMTRRVRPLVSLNPYQGNWTIKVSVTSKGNMRNYKNARGDGCVFNVELTDEDGTQIQATMFNNAARKFYDKFILGRVYYISKGTLKVANKQFKTVQNDYEMTLNENSEVEEVAGEASFVPETKFNFVQIDQLGPHVNKSELVDVIGIVKNVSSTMTIRRKSDNESIPKRDITIADDTKKTVVVSLWNELATTTGQELLDIVDKSPVVAIKSLKVGDFQGVSLSTIGKSVVLVNPVIPEAKNLRSWYDFEGKDAAMDSVGSGSSPTSNNGIRSVYTDRVLLSDITSNPSLGDGKPAFFSLRGHISFIKPDQAMWYRACKTCNKKVTESVGSGYLCDGCQKSDEQCSLRYIMVAKVSDASAETYISAFNQEAEKIIGCSADDLDNLKSQEGEVNPYQMTLKEATWAQHLFRVSVTPNEYNGEKRQRITVRAVVPVDFAAESRFLLEDLSKMRA
- the LOC114392217 gene encoding uncharacterized protein LOC114392217, with product METGGDNKETGKHDLHQTSQSKEQEHEITNNSHLDDKAHPSSSTPPSQNPSDASESSQNKSSKCETIPTNVESHTPTKSGEDDDVQNSSIIPKHEHGEVAVTEDNQGSSEIQNPPVQVMERPGESGTSPQYVFPSHVFSKSNANSTVEWSTASNESLFSIHMGNMSFSSELVCFKSGELDKSGDVSMHDHQPIINASPPTQQPDAPPAENKFNDISKITYELQLLHEKSSKATEAKAAETMREVIMESSRTTENVGKGDDKASNSCRQSNGSTNSYSFQSSKGRDKSVSSKGAAGEKQNQQKQSEEDETPNAADQAPKSSTNAPNKWLNCFSCFTCCN
- the LOC114392672 gene encoding putative FBD-associated F-box protein At5g56820: MKIFQSLQRKRQQEQEQEGDRLSNLPDDIIDRVLYFLDAVSAVQTSVLSKRFIYLWTSLPVLKFHDPLLFHSFVDHFLSLRDASTNVHALNFTCHDELDDDGHVVDSIIDYVTLTPTISTSIQILSILTECVVEKLPQLSICQSLTTLKFADISTETPTTFDFVSLERLCLFDCRFECGEEEELDLFRGCVSLRCLFLHDCQYYGRFRRFKIFAPHLVDFSIKGMRVDEVFGSDCVVELFAAKLQSFSYRDTDLYDFFIELNLSFLERVDIAMDYLAADAGFSLP